The Pseudomonas protegens genome contains the following window.
GTTGAGCCCGGCCAGCCCTTCCAGGGTCGGCTTGGTGCCGGCGCCGGCCGGCAACTGGCGGGTGGTCGGCTTGATCCCGTAATGCACCCAGTGATCCACGCCCTGGCCCTTGGCGCCGTCCGGATCGTGCATGACGATGGCGTAGCTCAAGGTGCCCTCGGGCCCGGCGGTCCAGCTCAAGGCCGGAGAATTGTTGTGCCCGCCACAGCCCTTGGCATCGCTGGCATTGCCGGTGGTGAACAGCCGGTCATCCGAGACCCCGGGAATGTTCAGGGTAAAACGCTCCTGGGCCTGCACGGGAAACTGCAGGCACAGCAGCACGGCACCAGCGGCCAGCCAAGTATTGCGGGAGGCAAAGCGAGACATACGAAAGCACCTTTTTGCGGATGAGATCGGGGTGAGCCAGAAGACTATAGCCTGCACGACAGGACGCGCCGCTTCGTGCACGGCGCGGGGCAGATTGAGCTTGAGGACAGGGGCAGTTGTAAATGAATATTTCAGACAATCATCGCAATGGCGACTCCCCCCACGGCCGGCCGGAAAGAGCGGCGGGCCACCCGTCCGCCTCCTGAAATGATGCGCAGGCCTCAGTCCCGGTGGGCCTGCATGTACTGGCGCAGCAATTGGTTGATCCGCGTCTGGTAACCCGCGCCCTGGCCCTTGAACCACTCCAGC
Protein-coding sequences here:
- a CDS encoding YbhB/YbcL family Raf kinase inhibitor-like protein, with translation MSRFASRNTWLAAGAVLLCLQFPVQAQERFTLNIPGVSDDRLFTTGNASDAKGCGGHNNSPALSWTAGPEGTLSYAIVMHDPDGAKGQGVDHWVHYGIKPTTRQLPAGAGTKPTLEGLAGLNSRNGTLYMGPCPPVGDSAHHYIIQIFALDLAPDVLPAGLTRAQLLEKINGHVLRNSSVVRRYSR